A genomic stretch from Edaphobacter aggregans includes:
- a CDS encoding alginate lyase family protein, giving the protein MRTSRRVVAAFLAMVALIFCSCPTTQAQTTPFKHPGVLVSQAQLDYIKTMIAAHTEPFYSAFLKAQNSNIGQLNYQIQGPPATGIIECGPTSNPNFGCSAADNDSSAAYLQALLWYITGNQTYANNAIAILNTYGYNLKGYTNSNAPLQAAWDSEKFPRAAEIIRYTNAGWADADIQQFKTMLSTVILPGIINGSTSNGNWEISMIEGMINIGVFNDDVATFNKGVLYWKQRIPAYFYYHTDGAAPVPAPRGTASWYGQTVFDSRVDGISQETCRDFGHAQYGISGALDAAETARIQGVDLYNDASSNALLRLTSALEFNAKYQLANSSTVPSYVCGGTVTLQVYPTDEIGYNNYHNRQGLELPLTIQYLNQVIRQLANPTEYHIMVYETLSHGGDASFLQPFLMRSPSTAASIRGGSSTTFTINIIPGSDPNPTVAFNVSGLPAGVTYSFSPSTVTGAGSSTLTITADSTTASGVYPLTVTGVGATAMETSNLPLTLTVNAASSDFTIAASPSVITAVAGDIANFTMTFATSTSYLGNVALSVTGGLPAGASATFSSPTIGSGAPTSTLSVATLGTTTPGAYPITVSATDGSTTHSTTALLIINSLSNACIQQLGNNWISGTIPTQTGTFTAEWDATPSTALNNSNVGLSLGPQSAFTGLAIAGRFNPTGQIDARSGGAFVAANTINYVAGLKYHFRAVVNVPANTYSIYVTPFGQSELTVGTNYAFRTEQKGITSLNYWDAISQVGTVQLCNLVIDTPPTQGTVQLVTTAVLNQLGDGTYEATITVKNNGTGTAPAVQLTGATLGTAAGSPLPVALGDIQPGSSAITAVVFPSSAGAPGTAAAERYTGTYTGGTFGGSIRATLPGGK; this is encoded by the coding sequence ATGAGAACTTCACGCAGAGTCGTTGCCGCATTTCTCGCAATGGTCGCACTTATCTTTTGCAGCTGCCCTACAACCCAAGCCCAGACCACACCCTTCAAGCATCCCGGCGTTCTCGTCAGTCAGGCCCAACTCGACTACATCAAGACCATGATCGCGGCGCACACCGAGCCCTTCTACTCTGCATTTCTCAAAGCGCAAAACAGCAACATCGGCCAGCTCAACTACCAGATTCAGGGCCCGCCGGCGACCGGCATCATCGAGTGCGGCCCCACCTCGAATCCCAACTTCGGCTGTTCCGCCGCCGACAATGACTCCAGCGCCGCCTATCTCCAGGCCCTCCTCTGGTACATCACCGGCAATCAGACTTACGCCAACAACGCGATCGCCATCCTCAACACCTACGGCTACAACCTCAAGGGCTATACCAATTCCAACGCCCCGCTCCAGGCCGCATGGGACTCAGAAAAATTCCCCCGCGCTGCTGAGATCATCCGCTACACCAACGCCGGATGGGCCGATGCCGACATCCAGCAGTTCAAGACCATGCTCTCCACCGTCATCCTGCCCGGCATCATCAACGGCTCGACCTCCAACGGCAACTGGGAGATCAGCATGATCGAGGGCATGATCAACATCGGTGTCTTCAACGACGACGTCGCGACCTTCAACAAGGGAGTCCTCTACTGGAAGCAGCGCATCCCGGCCTACTTCTACTACCACACTGACGGCGCTGCACCTGTACCTGCTCCTCGCGGCACCGCAAGCTGGTACGGACAGACCGTCTTTGACTCACGCGTCGACGGCATCTCGCAAGAGACCTGCCGCGACTTCGGCCACGCCCAGTATGGCATCTCCGGCGCACTCGACGCCGCCGAGACCGCGCGCATCCAGGGTGTTGACCTCTACAATGACGCCTCCAGTAACGCGCTGCTCCGCCTCACCTCAGCACTTGAGTTCAATGCGAAGTACCAACTCGCCAACTCCTCCACCGTGCCCAGCTATGTCTGCGGCGGCACCGTCACCCTGCAGGTCTACCCCACCGACGAGATCGGCTACAACAACTACCACAATCGTCAGGGCCTCGAACTTCCGCTGACTATCCAGTACCTCAATCAGGTCATCCGTCAGCTCGCCAACCCCACCGAGTACCACATCATGGTCTATGAAACCCTTAGCCACGGTGGCGACGCCTCGTTTCTGCAGCCCTTCCTCATGCGCAGCCCGTCGACCGCAGCATCGATCCGCGGCGGCAGCAGCACCACCTTCACCATCAACATCATCCCCGGCAGCGACCCGAACCCCACCGTCGCCTTCAACGTCAGCGGACTCCCCGCAGGCGTAACCTACAGCTTCAGCCCATCAACGGTCACCGGCGCTGGCTCATCCACCCTCACCATCACCGCCGACTCCACGACAGCCTCAGGCGTCTATCCACTCACCGTCACCGGCGTAGGTGCCACCGCCATGGAGACCTCCAACCTTCCCCTCACCCTCACCGTCAACGCGGCCTCCTCCGACTTCACCATCGCCGCCTCACCCTCTGTCATCACAGCAGTCGCCGGCGATATCGCGAACTTCACAATGACCTTCGCGACATCCACCAGCTATCTGGGAAATGTCGCTCTCAGCGTAACCGGCGGCCTTCCTGCCGGAGCGAGCGCGACCTTCTCCTCGCCCACCATCGGCAGCGGAGCCCCAACCTCAACCTTGTCCGTGGCAACCCTCGGTACAACCACACCCGGAGCCTATCCCATCACGGTCTCGGCAACCGACGGCTCCACCACCCACTCAACCACTGCGCTGCTCATCATCAACTCGCTGAGCAACGCCTGCATCCAGCAACTCGGCAACAACTGGATCAGCGGCACCATCCCCACCCAGACCGGAACCTTTACTGCTGAATGGGATGCAACCCCCTCCACAGCGCTCAACAACTCCAACGTCGGCCTCTCCCTCGGACCGCAGTCGGCCTTCACTGGCCTCGCCATCGCAGGACGCTTCAATCCAACCGGCCAGATCGACGCACGCAGCGGCGGAGCCTTCGTAGCCGCTAACACCATCAACTACGTAGCCGGTCTGAAGTATCACTTCCGCGCCGTCGTCAACGTCCCGGCAAATACCTACTCCATCTACGTCACGCCGTTCGGACAGAGCGAGCTCACCGTCGGCACCAACTACGCCTTCCGCACCGAGCAGAAGGGCATCACCAGCCTCAATTACTGGGACGCCATCTCTCAAGTCGGAACCGTCCAACTCTGCAACCTCGTAATCGATACGCCTCCCACCCAAGGCACGGTCCAGTTGGTAACAACCGCTGTCTTGAACCAGTTGGGCGACGGCACCTACGAAGCAACGATCACCGTGAAGAACAACGGCACAGGCACAGCACCTGCTGTGCAGCTGACTGGAGCGACGCTGGGCACCGCAGCCGGTTCGCCCCTACCCGTGGCGTTGGGCGACATTCAGCCCGGATCCTCGGCCATCACAGCCGTCGTCTTCCCATCCTCAGCTGGCGCGCCAGGAACGGCAGCAGCCGAGCGTTACACAGGAACCTACACCGGCGGAACCTTCGGCGGCAGTATCCGTGCAACTCTCCCCGGCGGCAAATAA
- a CDS encoding PEP-CTERM sorting domain-containing protein encodes MKKTALILSMFVLAVLLLVMPASADTISLVLSNPVQSAVPGSTLWFDATVSAPLSNAATVYLNSVDYGITGTSTIDDSGFLSYFVSVDPGETLTANLFSVTLPPDLAVGVPYNGFFILTGGGPNDFNNLATVDFQINTVPEPGTWVLLATGLGALAMAIFGRRSLAQTATT; translated from the coding sequence ATGAAGAAAACGGCCCTTATCCTCTCAATGTTTGTGCTCGCAGTGCTTCTGCTGGTCATGCCAGCCTCGGCGGACACGATCAGCCTCGTCCTCAGCAACCCGGTGCAGTCCGCTGTACCGGGTTCCACCCTGTGGTTCGACGCCACCGTCTCAGCCCCGCTCTCAAACGCAGCGACGGTTTACCTGAACAGCGTCGACTACGGCATCACCGGCACAAGCACGATCGACGACTCCGGCTTCCTGTCCTACTTTGTCAGCGTTGATCCCGGCGAAACTCTGACAGCAAACCTGTTTTCCGTCACCCTACCGCCGGATCTCGCAGTCGGCGTCCCCTACAACGGGTTCTTCATCCTCACCGGAGGCGGCCCAAACGACTTCAACAATCTCGCCACGGTCGACTTCCAGATCAACACTGTCCCCGAACCCGGCACCTGGGTCCTGCTCGCAACCGGCCTCGGCGCCCTCGCGATGGCGATCTTCGGTCGTCGTTCTCTGGCCCAAACGGCCACAACCTAG
- a CDS encoding YXWGXW repeat-containing protein: MKAKWLYGSILASAMAIPAFGQISVTIGTPPPPIRYEVRPAMPGPGYAWVDGYWGVRGGRYVWVPGVWQRPPYAGAYWSHPHYDHYANGWQMHEGHWDHEDHGNHHDEHHDDHHGR, from the coding sequence ATGAAAGCAAAATGGTTGTATGGCAGTATCTTGGCTTCGGCTATGGCGATCCCAGCGTTTGGGCAGATTTCAGTCACCATTGGCACTCCTCCACCGCCGATTCGGTATGAGGTGCGGCCTGCTATGCCCGGCCCCGGCTATGCGTGGGTCGATGGCTACTGGGGAGTTCGTGGCGGGCGGTATGTTTGGGTTCCGGGCGTGTGGCAGCGGCCTCCTTATGCTGGAGCCTACTGGAGCCATCCGCACTATGATCACTACGCCAACGGCTGGCAGATGCATGAAGGCCATTGGGACCATGAGGACCATGGCAACCACCACGATGAGCACCATGACGATCATCATGGTCGCTAG
- a CDS encoding YqaA family protein, whose amino-acid sequence MKISPSGFFHKLSALNAGMLALLKPFGVWGIGALAVIDSAAIPLPIDALLIDFVVHDHRRFILYCFMAALGSAVGSLVFYYIGRAGGELFLLKRINRKRYEQLRDRFEKQEFLAIMIPAMMPPPTPIKLFEFAAGVFEMKVLWYFSAILVGKFLRFLVWAIITILYGPAILDTITREVHLHLQLVLGMGGILVGLIAFWVIRKLFDRRRGTRFPLEEDETSV is encoded by the coding sequence GTGAAGATCTCTCCCTCTGGTTTTTTTCATAAGTTGAGCGCCTTGAACGCTGGCATGCTGGCCCTGCTGAAGCCGTTCGGCGTGTGGGGCATCGGCGCGCTTGCGGTCATTGACTCGGCCGCCATCCCCCTGCCGATCGATGCTCTGCTGATCGATTTCGTCGTCCACGATCATCGTCGATTTATCTTGTATTGCTTCATGGCTGCCCTGGGTTCGGCTGTCGGGAGCCTTGTTTTCTACTATATTGGCCGCGCTGGCGGAGAACTGTTTCTGCTCAAGCGGATCAACCGCAAGCGTTACGAGCAGCTACGCGACCGCTTTGAAAAGCAGGAGTTTCTCGCCATCATGATCCCTGCCATGATGCCGCCGCCAACGCCGATCAAGCTGTTTGAGTTCGCCGCCGGAGTCTTTGAGATGAAGGTGCTGTGGTACTTCAGCGCGATTCTCGTGGGCAAATTCCTGCGGTTTCTGGTCTGGGCCATCATTACGATCCTGTACGGCCCTGCAATCCTGGACACCATCACGCGGGAGGTGCACCTGCACCTGCAGCTCGTTTTAGGGATGGGTGGAATCCTCGTAGGCCTGATCGCTTTCTGGGTCATCCGCAAGCTCTTCGACCGCCGTCGCGGAACGCGTTTTCCTCTGGAAGAAGACGAGACTTCGGTTTAG
- a CDS encoding MogA/MoaB family molybdenum cofactor biosynthesis protein: MTPSFPADLRAVVLTISDRCYRGEQLDLSGPAVRGGLESAGVSAVEAAILPDELDLIAAALLFHAGTARLILTTGGTGLAPRDVTPEATRQVCDRLIDGLAERMRAEGLRHTPFAALSRAVCGSVRSTLIVNLPGSPAGAQSSLAAILPLLPHALDLLAGRTEHPVALDEPRSR; encoded by the coding sequence ATGACTCCAAGCTTCCCCGCCGATCTCCGCGCCGTCGTCCTGACCATCAGCGACCGCTGTTACCGAGGCGAACAACTCGATCTCTCAGGCCCGGCAGTTCGGGGGGGACTAGAGTCAGCAGGGGTGTCTGCTGTCGAGGCGGCGATCCTGCCGGACGAACTCGATCTGATTGCCGCAGCCCTTCTCTTTCATGCCGGAACGGCTCGTTTGATCCTGACCACTGGTGGCACAGGACTTGCACCCCGCGATGTGACCCCCGAAGCGACCCGACAGGTTTGCGACCGGCTGATCGACGGCCTTGCCGAGCGCATGCGGGCCGAAGGTCTGCGCCATACCCCTTTCGCCGCGCTAAGCCGAGCAGTCTGCGGAAGCGTCAGAAGCACACTGATCGTTAATTTGCCGGGCAGTCCCGCTGGGGCGCAAAGCTCACTTGCAGCGATTCTTCCGCTCTTGCCCCATGCCCTCGATTTATTGGCTGGGCGTACCGAGCACCCTGTGGCCCTTGATGAGCCGCGCAGCAGGTAA
- a CDS encoding TonB family protein, producing the protein MPSLETPPKSAPPNTPVKVRTNRYGVLEEQELIHLLDALDDERARARFRESVYISIIIWLAIGWFVLYGPQVIFHQPRLINPADVLKQRDKELTFLDMPKDVSKQLEKKPTNVISDKDRTQQTTKPTLDKKTLEQLQAMRRAGAPESTPTPPAPQPQQAAPAPQQQTQQQPPPQPLPQHPPQQAIVEAPTPAPTRPNFSTPNQTAGDAIRQAAQQAARNHGQDGDYGASIPVAHQGLNTGVDILSDTMGVDFNPYLRKIIREIYNAWLPLIPEEAKPPLSKQGETLIRFTILPDGRIGAMNIDASTQDQALDRAAWGSITSVGQFPPLPSQFHGPNLELRIHYLVNKRPE; encoded by the coding sequence ATGCCCTCTCTCGAAACTCCGCCCAAGTCCGCGCCGCCCAACACACCCGTCAAGGTGCGTACCAACCGCTACGGCGTCCTCGAAGAGCAGGAGCTGATCCATCTCCTAGATGCGCTAGACGACGAACGCGCCCGTGCCCGATTCCGGGAGTCCGTCTACATCTCGATCATCATCTGGCTGGCGATCGGCTGGTTCGTGCTGTACGGCCCACAGGTCATCTTCCATCAGCCGCGGCTCATTAATCCGGCGGATGTGCTCAAGCAGCGCGACAAGGAGCTCACCTTCCTGGACATGCCCAAGGACGTGAGCAAGCAGTTGGAGAAAAAGCCGACGAACGTCATCAGCGACAAGGACCGGACGCAGCAAACTACTAAACCGACACTGGACAAGAAGACGCTAGAGCAATTGCAGGCGATGCGCAGGGCCGGAGCTCCCGAATCCACGCCCACACCGCCCGCGCCCCAACCCCAGCAAGCCGCCCCGGCTCCGCAACAGCAAACACAGCAGCAACCACCTCCGCAGCCTCTGCCGCAGCATCCACCGCAACAGGCCATTGTGGAAGCTCCAACGCCTGCTCCCACCCGTCCTAACTTCAGTACACCCAACCAGACCGCCGGCGATGCCATCCGCCAAGCCGCCCAGCAAGCAGCCCGGAACCACGGCCAGGACGGCGACTACGGTGCAAGCATTCCTGTAGCGCACCAAGGCTTGAACACGGGCGTCGATATTCTCTCCGACACAATGGGCGTCGACTTCAATCCTTACCTCCGCAAGATCATCCGGGAGATCTACAACGCCTGGCTCCCGCTGATTCCCGAAGAGGCAAAACCGCCGCTGAGCAAGCAAGGTGAGACGCTGATCCGGTTCACGATTCTGCCCGATGGGCGCATCGGCGCGATGAATATTGACGCGTCAACGCAGGATCAGGCGCTGGACCGCGCGGCCTGGGGCTCGATCACCAGCGTCGGCCAGTTCCCGCCACTGCCCAGCCAGTTCCACGGTCCCAACCTCGAGCTGCGTATCCACTATCTCGTCAACAAGCGGCCTGAGTAG
- the miaA gene encoding tRNA (adenosine(37)-N6)-dimethylallyltransferase MiaA — MKEPDHPLIVLVGPTASGKTSLAIHLAEEFNGEIVSCDSVAVYREMEIGTAKPSQEERALVLHHMIDIAWPDEPCTAGDYSRQAREALSGITGRGRLPIVAGGTGLYLRSLIDGLFPSPPTHPDRRERLRTLATTRGAVYLHRMLTRLDRVAAEAIHVNDVPKVIRAIEVSLAASQPLTKQWEKGRDKLTGYRILRLGLNPPRTRLYERINQRAAAMFDRGLIEETARLIERYGDDCRPLTSLGYAEASAVIRNEFTREEAVAQAQQGHRNYAKRQLTWFRREPDMHWLPGCGGDDDVLQQARELVVQHLNGK, encoded by the coding sequence GTGAAGGAGCCTGACCATCCTCTGATTGTGCTTGTAGGTCCCACGGCAAGCGGCAAGACTTCGCTCGCGATTCACCTTGCAGAGGAGTTCAACGGCGAGATCGTGAGTTGCGACTCGGTTGCGGTCTATCGCGAGATGGAGATCGGCACGGCCAAGCCCTCGCAAGAAGAGCGTGCGCTTGTGCTGCACCACATGATCGACATAGCGTGGCCGGACGAGCCATGCACTGCGGGTGACTATAGCAGGCAGGCTCGCGAGGCTCTCTCCGGTATTACCGGACGGGGACGGCTTCCGATCGTAGCTGGAGGTACCGGTCTCTACCTGCGCTCTCTGATCGATGGGCTATTTCCGTCACCACCTACGCATCCCGACCGGCGTGAACGGCTTCGCACGCTCGCTACGACACGTGGGGCGGTGTATCTGCACCGTATGCTGACACGGCTGGATCGTGTGGCCGCCGAGGCGATTCACGTCAATGACGTACCCAAGGTGATCCGCGCCATTGAGGTCTCGCTCGCCGCCAGCCAACCGCTGACGAAACAGTGGGAGAAGGGTCGCGATAAGCTCACGGGCTATCGCATCCTGCGGTTGGGGCTGAACCCGCCGCGCACGCGTTTGTACGAGCGTATCAATCAGCGCGCTGCTGCGATGTTCGACCGCGGTCTGATTGAAGAAACTGCGCGACTGATTGAGCGGTATGGTGACGACTGCCGTCCTCTTACCTCGCTTGGGTATGCAGAGGCCTCCGCTGTAATACGCAATGAATTCACACGTGAGGAAGCAGTCGCTCAGGCTCAGCAAGGCCATCGCAACTATGCCAAACGTCAGCTCACATGGTTCCGTCGCGAGCCTGATATGCACTGGCTTCCCGGGTGTGGTGGAGATGACGACGTACTGCAGCAGGCTCGGGAGCTTGTGGTGCAGCATCTCAATGGGAAGTAG
- the crcB gene encoding fluoride efflux transporter CrcB, protein MTYLWITIGSALGGLLRYAITRATLNLDNGFPFGTVLVNVLGCFLIGFFGTFTLPGSRYAAPENMRLFVMVGVCGGFTTFSAFSLQTFDLVRSGAWGRALANVIASVVLCFVSVAAGHLLAHRTVARTEIAQDRIEEYTG, encoded by the coding sequence ATGACCTATCTCTGGATCACCATTGGGAGTGCCTTGGGCGGCCTCCTACGCTACGCAATCACACGCGCAACCCTCAATCTGGACAACGGCTTTCCCTTCGGCACGGTGCTGGTCAACGTGCTTGGCTGTTTTTTGATCGGGTTCTTCGGTACTTTTACGCTGCCGGGCAGTCGGTATGCTGCGCCAGAGAACATGCGGCTTTTTGTGATGGTAGGGGTCTGCGGCGGCTTCACGACCTTCTCGGCCTTCAGCCTGCAGACTTTTGATCTGGTGCGATCTGGTGCGTGGGGACGCGCTCTGGCGAACGTTATCGCCTCGGTCGTACTCTGCTTCGTTTCGGTGGCGGCAGGCCATCTTCTTGCGCATCGTACTGTAGCGCGAACGGAAATCGCTCAAGATCGCATAGAAGAATACACAGGCTGA
- a CDS encoding glycine C-acetyltransferase has translation MYSAATTRPQLVHLTEQLNDLKQRGTYFKLRILEDEQGSVCTYDGKRVINLASNNYLGLCDHPKLREAAIAATEKYGVGSGAVRTIAGTMRIHMELEEKIAAFKGVEACVVFQSGFTANAGTVSSILGKEDFILSDELNHASIIDGARLSRAKIKVFRHKDVAHAEELLKEIQNEPGRKLLITDGVFSMDGDIGPVDKLCDLADKYGAIMMVDDAHASGVLGRNGRGSVDHFHCTQRVDVQVGTLSKAIGALGGYVCGSRDLIDYLYHRARPFLFSTSHPPSVAATCIAAFDLLESEPERIERLWNNTRYFKQQLTEAGFDVGGRTTPASETPITPILIGDGRKTMEFSKALFDAGVMATGIAFPTVPEGKARIRTIMTSEHTRKQIDQALDTLTTVARKMSILNV, from the coding sequence ATGTATAGTGCAGCCACGACCCGTCCGCAGCTTGTTCATTTGACCGAACAACTTAACGATCTCAAGCAACGCGGAACGTACTTCAAGCTGCGCATCCTGGAGGATGAACAGGGCTCCGTCTGCACCTATGACGGCAAGCGTGTCATCAATCTTGCCTCCAACAACTATCTTGGTCTCTGCGACCATCCCAAGCTCCGCGAAGCCGCCATCGCTGCGACAGAGAAGTACGGCGTCGGCTCGGGTGCCGTCCGTACCATCGCCGGAACCATGCGCATTCACATGGAGCTTGAAGAAAAGATCGCTGCATTCAAGGGCGTCGAAGCCTGTGTTGTCTTCCAGTCCGGCTTTACGGCCAACGCCGGTACAGTCTCATCCATTCTTGGGAAAGAAGATTTCATTCTCTCCGACGAGCTCAACCACGCCAGCATCATCGATGGAGCTCGGCTCTCGCGTGCGAAGATCAAGGTCTTCCGCCACAAGGATGTTGCCCACGCCGAAGAGCTCCTCAAAGAGATCCAGAACGAGCCCGGCCGCAAGCTTCTCATCACCGACGGTGTCTTCTCTATGGACGGCGACATTGGTCCGGTGGACAAGCTCTGCGACCTCGCCGACAAATACGGCGCCATTATGATGGTCGACGATGCCCATGCCAGCGGTGTTCTTGGCCGCAATGGTCGCGGCTCGGTCGATCACTTCCATTGCACCCAGCGTGTCGATGTGCAGGTGGGCACTCTCTCAAAGGCCATTGGCGCACTTGGCGGCTATGTCTGCGGGTCGCGCGACTTGATCGACTACCTCTACCATCGCGCGCGCCCGTTCCTCTTTTCGACCTCGCACCCACCCTCAGTCGCTGCCACCTGTATCGCTGCCTTTGATCTGCTGGAGTCGGAGCCGGAGCGCATCGAGCGCCTGTGGAACAACACCCGCTACTTCAAGCAGCAGCTCACCGAAGCCGGATTCGACGTTGGCGGACGCACTACTCCGGCAAGCGAGACTCCCATCACGCCCATCCTCATCGGCGACGGCCGCAAAACAATGGAATTCAGCAAGGCGCTCTTCGATGCGGGAGTCATGGCCACCGGTATCGCTTTTCCCACGGTCCCTGAAGGGAAAGCACGCATTCGCACGATCATGACCAGCGAGCACACTCGCAAACAGATCGACCAGGCACTCGATACCCTCACGACAGTTGCCCGCAAGATGAGCATCCTCAATGTCTGA
- a CDS encoding dihydroorotase, translated as MNDLLILNGRLIDPANNVDAPRDLLLRDGHVVAVEAPGGLKEVQAVETIDAAGLIVAPGLIDVHVHLREPGQTYKETIATGTAAAAAGGFTTVVAMPNTVPVNDSVASLDWMMDAARGSVVKLFAMPAATMGSMGGELSDFAALHKAGAVGFTDDGKPVLEDHVMRAALVAAARLGVPVSQHAEDTRLTGGCSMNAGPVAFRLGLRGMTVEAEARIVERDIRLLREIEKAEGLRPHLHVQHVSTARAMEAIRQAKREGLHVTCEVAPHHFTLTDDAIGDYDTHAKMNPPLRAESDRMAMVAGLMDGTVDCIATDHAPHASHEKEQEFERAPNGITGLETALGLALRVLHKGQGMSLARVMQLVSAVPAGIVSLEGRGTLSVGGFADVVVFDATAEWAYDATKTRSKSRNTPFAGAAMLGRVKATICEGRVVYRQ; from the coding sequence ATGAATGATTTGTTGATTTTGAACGGACGCCTAATTGATCCAGCCAACAATGTGGATGCGCCGCGAGATCTACTGCTGCGGGATGGACACGTTGTTGCGGTAGAAGCTCCGGGTGGGTTGAAAGAGGTGCAGGCTGTCGAGACGATCGACGCGGCGGGCCTGATAGTCGCGCCGGGATTGATAGACGTGCATGTGCATCTGCGCGAGCCGGGTCAGACATACAAGGAGACGATCGCCACAGGAACAGCGGCTGCCGCTGCTGGCGGCTTCACGACTGTGGTGGCCATGCCGAATACAGTGCCGGTGAACGATTCAGTCGCAAGCCTTGATTGGATGATGGATGCAGCGCGCGGTTCGGTGGTGAAACTGTTTGCTATGCCTGCTGCGACGATGGGGAGCATGGGCGGCGAACTGTCAGATTTCGCCGCACTACACAAGGCCGGTGCAGTTGGCTTTACCGACGATGGCAAGCCGGTGCTGGAAGATCACGTGATGCGAGCTGCACTCGTGGCCGCTGCTCGATTAGGTGTTCCCGTTTCGCAACATGCAGAAGACACGCGGCTAACCGGCGGTTGCAGCATGAATGCCGGACCCGTAGCGTTTCGGCTCGGGCTGCGCGGAATGACGGTGGAGGCAGAGGCTCGGATTGTGGAGCGGGATATCCGCCTGTTGCGCGAGATCGAAAAGGCTGAAGGGCTAAGGCCGCATCTGCATGTGCAGCATGTGTCGACGGCACGAGCGATGGAGGCCATTCGTCAGGCCAAGCGCGAGGGCCTGCATGTGACATGCGAGGTGGCGCCGCACCACTTCACTTTGACCGATGATGCGATCGGCGACTACGACACGCACGCGAAGATGAACCCTCCACTGCGCGCAGAGTCTGACCGCATGGCGATGGTCGCCGGTTTGATGGACGGAACAGTGGATTGCATCGCAACGGACCACGCCCCACACGCGTCACACGAAAAGGAGCAGGAGTTCGAGCGCGCCCCGAACGGCATCACCGGCCTCGAGACCGCGCTGGGACTAGCGTTGCGCGTACTGCACAAAGGGCAGGGAATGTCGCTGGCCCGCGTAATGCAGTTGGTGAGCGCGGTCCCTGCGGGGATTGTCTCACTCGAAGGTCGCGGTACGCTCAGTGTTGGGGGCTTCGCTGACGTCGTGGTGTTCGATGCGACGGCTGAGTGGGCCTACGATGCAACGAAGACGCGATCGAAGTCGCGGAACACTCCGTTTGCCGGAGCGGCGATGCTGGGGCGCGTAAAGGCCACGATCTGCGAAGGACGGGTTGTATATCGCCAATAA
- a CDS encoding aspartate carbamoyltransferase catalytic subunit: MAQALKSTSIYAPGSLLSITHLTVEEVSAILGATARIEQMPHSERAALLDGRKVALLFYESSTRTRTSFELAAKSLGATTTLVSDKSSSIEKGESLKDTGLTLRALGAECIVLRHLSSGAPFLLARETGLPVLNAGDGMHEHPSQALLDLRTMLTRLPGLDPATVHAKTLSGVTVVITGDILHSRVARSNAMLLPRLGARVLLCGPEPLLPEIARELGEGVEIERDFDRALQQAQVAMMLRIQRERLAGMELDLGEYIARYQLNAERLAASAPEALVMHPGPMIRGHEIAGEVADGPQSAIEDQVRHGLAVRSALLVRALNADGFKRVVA, encoded by the coding sequence ATGGCTCAGGCTTTGAAGTCGACTTCGATATACGCACCGGGATCTTTGCTTAGTATTACGCACCTGACGGTCGAGGAGGTCTCGGCGATTCTGGGAGCTACGGCGCGGATTGAGCAGATGCCTCATAGCGAACGTGCCGCTCTGCTGGATGGTCGCAAGGTTGCGCTGCTGTTCTATGAATCGAGCACGCGTACCCGTACGTCATTTGAGTTGGCGGCTAAATCACTAGGTGCGACGACGACGCTGGTGAGCGACAAGAGTTCGTCGATCGAGAAAGGCGAGAGCCTGAAGGATACGGGGCTGACGCTGCGAGCTTTAGGCGCGGAGTGCATCGTCCTGCGGCATCTGTCTTCGGGAGCGCCGTTCCTGCTGGCGCGTGAAACGGGACTTCCGGTGCTGAACGCTGGCGATGGGATGCATGAGCACCCTTCTCAGGCCCTGCTCGACCTACGGACGATGCTTACACGCCTGCCGGGCCTCGATCCGGCGACGGTGCATGCGAAGACGCTGAGCGGCGTGACTGTTGTGATCACGGGCGATATCCTGCATAGCCGCGTGGCACGCTCGAACGCGATGTTGCTGCCCAGGCTGGGTGCGCGAGTATTGCTGTGCGGGCCGGAGCCACTTTTGCCGGAGATTGCGCGCGAATTAGGTGAAGGCGTGGAGATTGAGCGGGACTTCGACCGCGCTTTGCAGCAGGCGCAAGTGGCGATGATGCTGCGGATTCAGCGTGAGCGGCTGGCCGGGATGGAATTAGATCTAGGTGAATACATTGCGCGCTATCAATTGAACGCTGAGCGGCTGGCGGCAAGTGCGCCCGAAGCATTAGTAATGCATCCAGGGCCGATGATTCGTGGACATGAGATCGCGGGTGAGGTGGCTGATGGACCACAGTCTGCGATTGAGGATCAGGTGCGACACGGACTGGCGGTGCGGTCGGCTCTGCTAGTGCGGGCATTGAATGCAGACGGATTCAAGAGAGTTGTGGCATGA